TCTATATTTGACATGGGCAATAGGCTTGAAAGCCACTTTCGCAGAATGGAAAAGGCCTTTCGCAAGCTCGATCCCAGCGGAGACTATAGGCGCCCGTTCCATAAGGCCAAGTTTTTAACTCAAAGCATCGGTTCGATGAAACCTATGGTCCTTCAAAAGCAAATCACCTTTTTCATACCGAAGCAGTCCAATTCTTGTGTGGCTGAGCAAAGGTTCTCTCGATGATCCCGAGTCTTTCAAGGTCTGATGGTTTCTCTATGACTGCCTTGATGGTAGCCATGGCGCTACTTGGCGTCATCATCGTAATGTTGACCCGATCTCAGGTGCAGCAGAACAAAGCCAAAGACAGTATTAGCCAGAGCCAAAGCTACAAAAATCTAGATAGTGCTTTGAACACTGAAATTCGCACCCTACTGCAATCCCTAGACGGCAGTCGCTGCATCGCGAATTCCGATCTATCCCTTGCAATAGAGGTTCAAAACTCTCAGATAAACTTGCGCCATCAAACAAGCGTTTTGAAGACGGGCAAGGATGCAGAAGGCAACAAACGACTAGAAAAGACCCTAGCCTCCCACAGTGGGCTCAAAGCTATTCAAACCCGTTGCTCAAGACCAAAATTCATAGGCAATTCTCAAGTTGGAAATGCATCTCAGAATCATAGCTATTTCTGCCTTGAGCTAGACCCAAGTCAACTTACGGGGCAAAGCGTCCTGGGGCGCGCGGAATATGGTTTGGTAGAGATAAGTCTGGTGTTTAAAGATCTGCTCACACTCCAAGCAGCATCCTGCCAAGCCTTTGGCGAGAGCAATACTGCGGGAGCCCAAGTCGCCTATTCCATTCACTGGCTACGGCCAGAAAAGGATAAGTTTCTTGTTAGCTCCCACCATGAAACGTTTTTCACGAAAAAATAAAGTCTGAATCCCAAACGACAATAGCGCTCTAGGCTCCATCCGCCAATTCGCGAAGGTAAGTAAAGGTGTAGATTCCTGTTGTGTGGCCATCGTCGAATTGGATATTCAACGCGTAGCGACCCACAGATTGGATCATGAGAGGCCTCAGAGTCTCTGGAACATCTTCCGGTTTCAACTTGGGCTCATGAGTCCATTCATCGATACATAGTGCACACGGGCACTTACGCCTTAAAACCACGACATCAAAGATGTCCTTCCGATCATCTGTCCAAATGATGCCGAGCTGCCGATCGTTTTCCTGCCAGATTTTTTTCACTTGTATATAGTTTTGCATCGGCTACTCCCACTCCAGCTTGAAGTGACTTAACGCACCTTCAGATTGGGAAGACACGATCGACTGCTGAGCTGCGACCTGACCCGCCGCATCTAAATAGGCTTTGGCAGCGATAGAGTCTGGTGACGAAATCACAAGGGGCTTACCATCATCAGAATCCGCAGCAACCTTAGGTTCAATAGGGATTTCACCTATCATGGGCAGGCCATGTTCCTTAGCTACGCGTCGACCACCACCTTCTCTAAAGATGTAGTGCTTTTTTTCACAGCCATCACAGATAAAGTAACTCATGGTTTCCACAACTCCCAAAACAGGCACCTTGAGAGTGTCGAACATGGAAATCGCTTTTCGGACGTCGATTAAAGCAACTTCTTGAGGAGTTGTTACTACCACCGCTCCCGTAATCGGAGCTATTTGGGAAAGGGTCAGCTGGATATCGCCAGTTCCAGGGGGATAATCTATCAACAAGTAGTCCAGCTCTCCCCAATCAATCTGCGTGAGAAACTGACGAATGATTTGAGCTACCATGGGACCGCGTAACATTTGAGCCTGCTTCGCTTCGGTAAACATCCCTACCGAAATGATCTTCACGCCTCCGAACTGAGGCGGTACAATCAACTGGCCTCGCGTTTCTTCGGGCTTGCCCACCTTCGTCATTTGCATCATGGATGGTCCATAGATATCAGCATCGAGAATGCCAACTTTGGAGCCAGCCTGGGCCAAACCATAAGCTAAGTTCACGGTACTGGTGGACTTGCCGACACCACCTTTACCACTAGCAACAGCGATAATGCTTTTAACACCACCGAGAGCCTCTTTCACTAAATCGGGAATGGTGTCACGGCGCTTTGGTGTTTGTGCAGTCATCTCAATATGAGCTTCGTCGACTCCCTCAAGAGCTTCCACAACTTCGCGACACTGGGCCTGAAGCTGCTCTTTGACCGGACAGGCGGGAGTGGTCAACTCCACAACCACATGAACCTTTTTGCCTTTGATATCGACCTTTTTGACAAAGCCGAGACTGACGATATCGCGATGTAAGTCAGGATCTTGCACGGCCTTCAAGGCCTCGCGCACCGCATCTTCCGAAATACCGCCTTTAAAACGATCGAATATACCCATCAAATCTCCTTACGCATCAAGCGCTTCCACATAGTGCTGGGCTTGGATTGCAGCCTGGCAGCCCATTCCAGCGGCGGTGATCGCCTGCTTGAAGTTCGGATCAGCGATGTCACCAGCTGCAAAAACTCCGGGAGTCTTAGTTTTCGTAAAATCCTTCACCACAATGTAGCCGTGATCATCAACATCCACGTAATCACTGAAAAGCTCCGAGTTTGGATTGTGGCCGATCGCATAGAAAAGCCCATCAAGCTCGATGTCTTCGGTTTCGCCAGTTTCCGCATGCTTGATACGAACGCCGGTAAGGCCACTATCATCGGATAGAGTTTCCAGGGTTTCATAAGGCACT
This portion of the Pseudobacteriovorax antillogorgiicola genome encodes:
- a CDS encoding Mrp/NBP35 family ATP-binding protein — translated: MGIFDRFKGGISEDAVREALKAVQDPDLHRDIVSLGFVKKVDIKGKKVHVVVELTTPACPVKEQLQAQCREVVEALEGVDEAHIEMTAQTPKRRDTIPDLVKEALGGVKSIIAVASGKGGVGKSTSTVNLAYGLAQAGSKVGILDADIYGPSMMQMTKVGKPEETRGQLIVPPQFGGVKIISVGMFTEAKQAQMLRGPMVAQIIRQFLTQIDWGELDYLLIDYPPGTGDIQLTLSQIAPITGAVVVTTPQEVALIDVRKAISMFDTLKVPVLGVVETMSYFICDGCEKKHYIFREGGGRRVAKEHGLPMIGEIPIEPKVAADSDDGKPLVISSPDSIAAKAYLDAAGQVAAQQSIVSSQSEGALSHFKLEWE
- a CDS encoding DUF971 domain-containing protein; its protein translation is MQNYIQVKKIWQENDRQLGIIWTDDRKDIFDVVVLRRKCPCALCIDEWTHEPKLKPEDVPETLRPLMIQSVGRYALNIQFDDGHTTGIYTFTYLRELADGA